The DNA sequence ACCAAGACGATGTAGATTTTTCAAAACTTGAGGTGGAGAATACAGATTCTGAAAAGGGGATGCTAGTTGTTTCTGAAGGTAGCCTCGAGGAAAAGCAATCTTCTACTAGAATGCCTTTTACAAAAAGATTTAGTGTTTTTCTTGCACTCACAGCTCGGGCATTGTCAGgtaaacttaaatataacttcaTACATCAATAAGTTGGTACTTGGCATAATAAAACTTGAGATTTGAGATTGGAATAGATTTAGAAATTGACTTTTAATAGTTAATGAAATGAGAAGTTGAACTTCAGACAACAATCTTGATCACTTCTCTGATTCTGAATTGACATATAGCACATATTTTATATTCTGGAAAACTGAAAGATTTCTATTAGATTAATTTCTACAGACTCGTAGGCTAACTGTAAGAATCCCGGTTTTGTTAATCGGTCTCCCATGCCATCTGTAAGTTGAAGTCCTGAATGTTTCATGCATCATGAAATATTACAGTAATGTTCAGCCAAGAATTTTAATGGGTTAGGAGTCGGGTGATTTCATATTTGGGTGATACGTTCCTTCACTTGAGCGTCGACATTGGACTTGAAAATTATTGGTAAATATGAGCAGAGTACCAGAAAATCGTGGTTGCCCGTGTTCGTTTTGAAATCTGTTAGAATACCAGTAGTTCGAGGTTCAGACAGTCAAATAATAGAAGCTCTTCTTCATGTTAGGTGACCAACTGACCTTGTGCATTAGGAGAACTAAATTAATGTAAATCACATATTCTTGTCAATATGTGCTAGACATGAATTTTTTTCACTTGATGAGAACTCTTGGTAATTATGACTTGATTCTCCTCCTGGTTGTAATTTCAATTATGTTTCTGGCAGTGTATAAGTATATGTTTTacgatttttttttcttttattcaGTCAATACAGATGCAAAGACATCAAAAAATGTCACTGGTTCAACGCAGCTAACTGCAAATTTGAAAGAGTTCAATTTAATTGATCTGGAAAGAGCTACAAGTAATTTCGAAGAGGTATTAGGCCAAGGATCGTCTGGAAAGGTGTTTAAAGGTTGGGTCCATGAGAAAACATATGCACCCTCTACTCCTTATATTGGATTACCCATTGCCGTTAAGAGATTCATTCCAGAGCGCGCGCAAGGACATGCAGAATGGCAGGTAATTTGACTTCCATATTCCCCTGTTTTCAGTATTGTTTAACATCACTATTTTCCACCGGAATAAAAATAGGCTCAGTTGAAAAATTAGGGTTCCTTAAAAGTAACTTTTATCTGTAGCAGGCCAGTAATATTGTTGTAATGAAGCCCAGAACTGGCTACTGGGAATTCTACCATACTGCAATGCAGTTATGATTTTTGAGCATCCATAATGTCTTTTATCTGCTGTGAGTTGATTAAGTTGTTGatttattatttgttttattaAGGTCCTTTATTCTATAGTCTCTCTATATTCTATAACAAGTATTGTATTCCAGTTTATTTGTGCCACAGTCGTGAAACTCTAGCATTCTGTATTCCAAAGTCTATGAAGAAGCGATATACACATGTCATGCCCAAGAACTATAAAAAAGAAGTTGCAGATGAAATGCAACGACAATAGTTCTGACACTAATTTAATAATCATCATGGTTATGTCATATGTGTGAAATCTATAATGTCTCCTGAACTGCGTTATGTACTTTTATTAATAGTAAGGTATCTTATTCTGGGTGCAGATGGAGGTAGACCTCTCGAGAGAATGTAGTCATCCCAATATGGTTAAGCTATTAGGTTATTGCTCAGAAGGCCAGGAACATTTCCTTGTTTATGAGTACATGCAGAATAGAAACTTGGATACCCATATCTTCAGTAAGTGAGAAACTGAGCCAAAAGTTGCCATAGTAattaatttcatatttttatGATGAATCTCCTAATTGCTGTAGGAAAGTTCTGAGAAGGGatttgtatatgtgttgtggtATATTAGATCCTGATaattttaattgttttattttttCTCACAATAAGATGTGTTTAAAAGGGTTATGCATGAATATTATTAACGGTATTGCTGAGAAATTGCAGAATCATCACTGTGCTGGGAAGATCGGCTAAAAATATTGATAGGAGCAGCTCGATGTCTAGCATTCTTCCACACAGAAAAACCGACAGTCATCTGTCGTGATTTGAAGACATCTCGTATCTTACTTGATGGGGTATTGAGCATTGTTGCCAATTAGTAGTTGTACATCTTGAGGCCACTCACTTCCAGAATTAAATTTCATAGATCTAAATATAGTTGAGTAACAATTAGCTGAATATATGTTTCCAAACTTGAACTTTACAGAATTTTTGTGCAAAACTTTCACCCCGTGGATTGACAAGATTATCAGTATCCAGTAAAGACACAGATGTGACTACGCGTAGTGCTGAAACACTTTGTTATGCAGCTCCCGAATATGTAAAGTCTGGTAAGTTCCCTTATCCAGTAGCGGCTGGTAATCTTCTCACTTTGTCTGAAACACTTTGTTATGCAGCTCCCGAATATGTCGTCAGTAGACTGACAACATTAAGACATCAATCAATTTGCAGGTGTTATTAGTGTAGAGACAGACGTTTATGCTTTTGGCGTGGTTTTGCTGGAAATATTGACAGGTATACAGGCGAATGAAATGCTACACTTCACAGGCTCCATAACAGATTATAATGACAAAGAGAAGCGTCTGGTACATTATGCAACTTCTCTTGATACTTATCTAGATCCATGGTTGGAATATAGTTTCCCAGGAGGTGCTCGCAGTCAACTGTTTCCTTTCATTGCTTCGCTTATTACTAAATGTGTAGATAGCAGTCCTGGTGAGCGGCCTTCAATGTTACAAGTTGTGGAAAGCTTGGAACTTATCGCTGTTTATTGTGCACCAAACTTAAAAATCTCGTCACATGAGTGATTTTGTCTGTCATATATATGTTCAACtgattattatatatgttcatTTGGTTATGCAAGTGTAACAGGAACAGAATTTTCCATATATACATGCTAAAAATTTAGCTTCACTTGCGAGCTAAGCATTGGACGTAGTAAAATTTTAAGCTTTTACCATCCAAGTGCTTCCGAGTTTTTAAGAAACAAAGAAGGAAAGCAGGGGAGAGATGAAAGTAGAGGGAAGTAGAAGAAGTGGAGTAAAAGGAACTTAATTAGCattgttaaagagtataagatcatgtcAGAGCTCGGTTTAGGGAGGGACTCGGGTTCGACTCCTCCTACCCTAGCGAAAAAGTATCGTACAattgagggggagtgttaaagagtataagatcccGAACCTTAAGGTTTTAGTATAAGATCATGTTCGGGCCTTAACAATTGGAATCTAGTCTGGCCTCATATGATCCACTACTGCTGCTCTCAGCTTCAATGATCATTACTCATTAACATAAGGGCTGGTTAAAATTAACATGAGGTACGAACAATTGAATGCATAATCGGATTCATAAGAATTGAGTTAAATTCATTTTCTTCATTTACTTGCATAGATGCACTATGCAAATCCCATCCAGTGCAATGCATTTAGCTCCTCCATATTAAAGTGTTTTAAAAGcatacttatacaagatttttgTTTGCAGTTGCCTGAATTGTAACAAGATGAAAAGCATGTATTTGCTGAATCTTCACTGCTGTATTGCCTCTCAACATCCAAATAGGGAACTTCAGCATTGGTGCTTGGGACGATTCTATGGTACCGTTTGTTTTGTCTACATGATTGGTATTTACCACTCAGTGGTAGTTATTTATTAGTTTTATGTTGCAAATTGCTTACTGTGATGAGAACTTATTACTAGGAACAGATTCAACTCTGATACAAATAACTAATTGAAGAATAACTGGAAATTTATGTTGACTTCATGAT is a window from the Apium graveolens cultivar Ventura chromosome 1, ASM990537v1, whole genome shotgun sequence genome containing:
- the LOC141677240 gene encoding uncharacterized protein LOC141677240, producing the protein MTQNSEFLFGYTNIIVNAVILFTVILNFVVHKFRQLQEAEVTEQRNQLLSLSTRELCYRFSLDQMKRATNDFDDALFIGKGGFGNVYKGTFEVGPTEVAIKRLHSVSNQGSLEFRTEIEMLSRLRHSHLVSLIGYCDEGYEMILVYELMPGGTLADHLYKRARQGDKSVLTLSWVQRLKICIGAARGLDYLHTGTGIQNRIIHRDVKTTNILLDNNLAAKISDFGLSKISPANQATTFVSTQVKGTFGYLDPYYFSTRRLTRKSDVYSFGVVLFEVLCGRPAVDKTQNGEQMGLAGWAQHCFREGHLVDILDPKIKAEVFHDCLETFVKIAIQCLHIGPKHRPNMAEVVVALESALALQEKSTEYILPGVLTSDDNQDDVDFSKLEVENTDSEKGMLVVSEGSLEEKQSSTRMPFTKRFSVFLALTARALSVNTDAKTSKNVTGSTQLTANLKEFNLIDLERATSNFEEVLGQGSSGKVFKGWVHEKTYAPSTPYIGLPIAVKRFIPERAQGHAEWQMEVDLSRECSHPNMVKLLGYCSEGQEHFLVYEYMQNRNLDTHIFKSSLCWEDRLKILIGAARCLAFFHTEKPTVICRDLKTSRILLDGNFCAKLSPRGLTRLSVSSKDTDVTTRSAETLCYAAPEYVKSGVISVETDVYAFGVVLLEILTGIQANEMLHFTGSITDYNDKEKRLVHYATSLDTYLDPWLEYSFPGGARSQLFPFIASLITKCVDSSPGERPSMLQVVESLELIAVYCAPNLKISSHE